A genomic window from Pelagicoccus albus includes:
- a CDS encoding CheR family methyltransferase, with the protein MSQMGKISNQDYTYIRELVYKETRINLGDSKRELVSARLGKRLRAHSLGSYTEYCKMLQSNPNSGELYHLIDAISTNHTFFFREINHFNFLNSVILPQFANGQLGNKRDLKIWSCACSTGEEPYSLSIALEEYLSGIPSLDWKIQCSDISNRVLDFASKGIYEQERLKNVKPEWIKRYFQKGEKQMQGYYRVRPEISKKLGFQRLNLFAPQYPWNEKFQVIFCRNVMIYFDRETQQELVGRLARHLVPGGYLLIGHAESLAGIKHPYESIKPAIYQLPA; encoded by the coding sequence ATGAGCCAGATGGGAAAAATATCCAACCAAGACTACACCTACATTCGCGAGCTCGTTTACAAGGAGACCAGAATCAATCTCGGAGATAGCAAAAGAGAACTGGTAAGCGCCCGACTGGGCAAGCGGCTTAGAGCCCACAGCCTCGGTAGCTACACGGAATACTGTAAGATGCTTCAGTCCAACCCGAATAGCGGGGAGCTGTACCACTTGATCGACGCAATTTCGACCAACCACACCTTCTTCTTTCGGGAGATTAATCACTTTAACTTCCTCAACAGCGTAATCTTGCCCCAATTCGCAAACGGTCAGCTGGGCAACAAACGTGATTTGAAGATCTGGAGCTGCGCTTGCTCCACCGGAGAAGAGCCCTACTCTCTCTCGATCGCGTTGGAGGAATATCTGAGCGGAATCCCAAGTCTGGACTGGAAAATCCAGTGCAGCGATATTTCGAATCGTGTTCTCGATTTCGCCTCGAAAGGAATTTACGAGCAAGAGCGTCTAAAGAATGTGAAGCCCGAGTGGATCAAACGCTACTTCCAAAAAGGCGAGAAGCAGATGCAGGGCTACTACCGTGTCCGGCCAGAAATCTCCAAAAAGCTCGGCTTTCAACGCCTCAACCTTTTCGCCCCGCAGTACCCATGGAACGAAAAATTCCAGGTGATCTTCTGCCGCAACGTAATGATCTACTTCGATCGTGAAACCCAACAGGAACTCGTCGGTCGCTTAGCGAGACACCTCGTTCCAGGCGGATACCTTCTGATCGGACATGCCGAGAGTCTCGCCGGAATTAAGCATCCGTACGAATCGATCAAACCGGCCATTTACCAACTCCCTGCTTAA